One window of the Chitinophaga niabensis genome contains the following:
- a CDS encoding DegT/DnrJ/EryC1/StrS family aminotransferase, translating into MPNKEIGRRKFIGTFTAVSLAGMIPASLQVFAGPKVSDKLAVLGGEPVRSKAKKWPKWPHVDDRMIEEIVKTTKSGKWSRINAPLDGTVVTFEKQFASMTGAKFCIGTGSGTQALAICVEALGIGPGDEVITSPYTDFGTVSAILTSRALPVLADLDPASYQMDPDDTQRKITSATKAIMPVHMMGLAADMDRFMAMAQKHKLKVIEDACQAALAKFRGKTLGTIGDLGCISFQASKAIACGEGGAILGNDEQLMDECFTVHNHGTTRKGKHTTIGPKNRMNEFEGAILNGQLPTATERFEIRNRNVAYLNEKLKGFKGLVPQKRYAGTESGGFYNYAMSYKSEHFAGATRQQFLKAIAAEGIPFSPYIPNGLHREAWIDHILSLSEYKKMFPAARLKQYREQMASLPGCDTVCAEMVAMHGSGNLLGTTADMDDIINAVMKVYEQREQLKNI; encoded by the coding sequence ATGCCTAACAAAGAGATCGGTCGCCGTAAATTCATTGGTACATTCACCGCAGTTTCTCTTGCAGGAATGATACCCGCTTCTTTACAGGTTTTTGCCGGCCCAAAGGTCAGTGATAAACTTGCCGTATTAGGTGGAGAACCTGTAAGGTCCAAAGCAAAGAAGTGGCCCAAGTGGCCACATGTGGATGACAGGATGATTGAAGAAATTGTGAAAACCACCAAAAGCGGAAAATGGAGCAGGATCAATGCCCCGCTGGATGGAACGGTAGTGACCTTTGAAAAACAGTTTGCCAGCATGACCGGTGCTAAATTCTGCATCGGCACAGGTTCCGGCACACAGGCATTGGCCATTTGCGTAGAGGCCTTAGGCATTGGCCCCGGCGATGAAGTGATCACTTCTCCTTACACAGATTTCGGTACGGTGTCTGCAATCCTCACCAGCAGAGCATTACCTGTACTGGCTGATCTCGATCCTGCTTCTTATCAGATGGATCCTGACGATACACAACGTAAAATAACTTCCGCTACAAAAGCCATCATGCCTGTACATATGATGGGCCTCGCTGCTGATATGGACAGGTTCATGGCCATGGCACAAAAGCATAAACTGAAAGTGATCGAAGATGCCTGCCAGGCTGCACTCGCTAAATTCCGTGGCAAAACATTGGGTACTATCGGAGATCTGGGCTGTATCAGCTTCCAGGCAAGTAAAGCCATCGCCTGTGGAGAAGGCGGCGCCATCTTAGGTAACGATGAACAACTGATGGACGAATGTTTTACCGTGCACAACCATGGTACTACACGAAAAGGGAAACATACCACCATTGGTCCTAAGAACAGGATGAATGAATTTGAAGGCGCTATCCTCAATGGCCAGTTGCCTACAGCAACAGAGCGTTTTGAAATACGGAACAGGAATGTGGCTTACCTGAATGAAAAATTGAAAGGATTCAAAGGGCTGGTACCACAAAAAAGATATGCAGGCACAGAAAGCGGCGGTTTTTATAACTACGCCATGTCTTATAAATCTGAACATTTTGCAGGTGCTACCCGTCAGCAATTCCTGAAAGCCATAGCGGCTGAAGGTATTCCGTTCAGTCCATATATTCCCAACGGCCTGCATAGAGAAGCATGGATAGATCATATCCTTTCTTTAAGTGAATACAAAAAGATGTTCCCCGCTGCACGTTTAAAACAATACAGGGAACAGATGGCTTCACTGCCAGGTTGCGATACTGTATGTGCAGAAATGGTGGCCATGCATGGTTCCGGCAATTTGCTCGGCACCACTGCAGATATGGACGATATTATTAACGCTGTGATGAAAGTATATGAGCAGCGGGAACAATTGAAGAATATATGA
- a CDS encoding SusC/RagA family TonB-linked outer membrane protein: MAVNYLLSTGYCMPVTHSYSRMLRKAASWLSAGCILLLISILAHAQDRAVKGVVNGEDGKPMPGVTILLKGGERHAITDENGRFSISAGADAILVFTFTGYEKKEVSVNGQAELTVQMAPSVTALETVVVTALGLERKKKTLTYSTQGVSAKELTEARELNMVNALQGKVAGLNISSGSSGVGSQARVILRGNRSISGNSQPLYVIDGVVTRASPADINTDNIASLNVLKGANAAALYGSAGQNGVIVIETKKGRQGVNVSLNSTYMVETPIHSTPYQYEYGQGVSGTFLKTSESSWGPKMDGRMVDTWSLDPADAGKQYSYLPDRKARENVFNNGSNFATNLSVSTGTEKSKTLFTYTHTSGDGVLPGNELSRHNAALRVTNQLTKKLTLDTKLDYMKQKISNQLDEGESSFNPLRQIATMPSSIRDQELTHFEYKDPVLGVMKQNYWSAGTVTGANPYWALLRNLRYNKVDRLMGLVSLSYQFTEEFRVMVRGSFDGENNSSEEKSYYGTYRDPSGRYAVGKGSALLLNGDFLLSYKKQLNKDWSLGVNAGGEIRNTTGDLLTANTGTGMSVPNFFALSNISLAAVAGYTPVVEMETQSLYANAQVGWKDAIFLELTGRNDWSSTLAANNRSYFYPSAGISAVLSELVKLPQAITYLKLRGSLAQVGNGASPGLLQRFAASAPGGNLGYLSLSSTLPNKNLKPEITRSTEAGLELRLLHDRISLDVTAYQTNTSNQIFLQALPVGSGALSLYTNGGDVRNKGIEVILNTTPIRSGNFSWDLNFNFAKNDNVVLELSDAIPSLIVGGDTYMRNFVLEEGRPFGQIYGKGFVRDSKGRVLVGTNGLPQTTPGKTVLLGNVNPDWTGGISTSFAYKNWSAGIVISHKQGGDIASFTDAILYGEGLTEATLQGRDGGLLFGKNILTRYASAKPDGSENDKTVNAQQLWQFLGGRTAPVGEMFMRKATNTRLREFTLGYQLPSSLFNRGPLAAIQVSLVGRNLFFIHRDARGLDPDYTQGTGTISEGFQSFALPPSRSFGANIKINFK; the protein is encoded by the coding sequence ATGGCTGTAAACTATCTGTTGAGTACGGGATATTGTATGCCTGTAACTCACAGCTATTCCCGAATGTTACGCAAAGCCGCATCATGGCTTTCGGCAGGATGCATACTGCTCCTGATCTCCATACTCGCCCATGCGCAGGACCGCGCTGTTAAAGGAGTGGTAAATGGAGAAGATGGTAAACCCATGCCGGGTGTAACCATTCTCCTGAAAGGAGGAGAGCGTCACGCTATTACGGATGAGAATGGCCGTTTTAGTATCAGTGCAGGTGCAGATGCCATCCTGGTTTTCACCTTTACGGGGTACGAGAAAAAAGAAGTATCCGTAAATGGACAGGCGGAATTAACCGTTCAAATGGCACCTTCCGTTACAGCACTGGAAACAGTGGTAGTAACAGCATTGGGTCTGGAGCGTAAGAAGAAAACGCTCACCTACAGTACACAGGGCGTTAGCGCCAAAGAACTTACAGAAGCAAGAGAGCTCAATATGGTGAATGCCCTGCAGGGTAAAGTGGCCGGTTTGAATATTAGTTCCGGTTCCAGCGGAGTAGGTTCTCAGGCAAGGGTGATCCTGCGCGGTAACAGATCTATCAGTGGTAACAGCCAGCCTTTATATGTGATAGATGGAGTAGTTACCCGTGCCAGTCCTGCTGATATCAATACAGATAACATCGCTTCCCTGAACGTACTGAAAGGAGCAAACGCTGCTGCGTTATACGGCAGCGCAGGGCAGAACGGGGTGATCGTGATCGAAACAAAAAAAGGAAGACAAGGTGTGAATGTTAGCCTGAACTCCACTTACATGGTGGAAACGCCCATTCATTCCACCCCTTATCAATATGAATACGGGCAGGGTGTTTCCGGTACTTTCCTGAAAACTTCAGAATCTTCCTGGGGTCCAAAAATGGATGGTCGTATGGTGGACACCTGGTCGCTGGATCCCGCGGATGCAGGTAAACAATACAGTTACCTGCCGGATAGAAAAGCCCGGGAGAATGTATTCAATAACGGCAGCAACTTCGCCACCAATCTTTCTGTAAGCACCGGCACAGAAAAATCCAAAACCCTCTTCACTTATACCCATACCAGTGGAGACGGTGTATTGCCAGGCAACGAACTTTCCCGTCACAACGCGGCATTACGTGTTACTAATCAGCTCACTAAAAAACTAACACTGGATACCAAACTGGACTACATGAAGCAAAAGATCAGCAATCAACTGGATGAAGGAGAGTCTTCCTTTAATCCGCTCCGCCAGATCGCTACCATGCCTTCCAGCATCAGGGACCAGGAACTTACTCATTTTGAATATAAAGATCCCGTATTAGGCGTAATGAAGCAGAATTACTGGAGTGCGGGTACTGTTACAGGGGCTAACCCTTACTGGGCATTGTTGCGTAATCTGCGCTATAATAAAGTGGATCGCCTGATGGGACTGGTTTCCCTTTCTTACCAGTTTACAGAAGAATTCCGTGTGATGGTGCGTGGATCTTTTGATGGAGAAAATAATTCATCGGAAGAAAAGTCTTATTACGGCACCTATCGCGATCCTTCCGGAAGATATGCTGTAGGGAAAGGTTCTGCCTTATTGCTGAATGGCGACTTCCTGCTGAGCTATAAAAAACAATTGAATAAAGACTGGTCGCTGGGCGTAAATGCTGGTGGTGAAATAAGGAATACTACGGGAGATTTATTGACTGCCAATACCGGAACCGGTATGAGCGTACCTAATTTCTTTGCATTATCAAATATCTCATTAGCTGCCGTTGCCGGTTACACACCAGTGGTGGAAATGGAAACACAGTCCCTGTATGCAAATGCACAAGTGGGGTGGAAAGATGCCATCTTCCTGGAATTAACGGGCAGGAACGATTGGAGTTCTACCTTAGCAGCAAATAACCGTTCGTATTTTTATCCTTCGGCGGGTATCAGTGCAGTGCTGTCAGAACTGGTGAAGCTGCCGCAAGCCATCACTTACCTGAAACTGAGAGGTTCCCTGGCTCAAGTGGGTAACGGCGCTTCACCCGGACTGTTACAACGTTTTGCAGCCAGCGCCCCCGGCGGCAACCTGGGTTATTTATCACTCAGCTCTACTTTACCCAATAAAAACCTGAAACCGGAAATAACCCGTTCTACAGAAGCAGGTCTTGAGCTACGCCTGTTACATGATCGTATAAGCCTGGATGTTACAGCCTATCAGACTAATACCAGTAACCAGATCTTCCTGCAGGCGTTACCTGTTGGGAGCGGCGCGTTGAGCTTATACACAAATGGCGGCGATGTAAGGAACAAAGGAATTGAAGTGATCCTGAACACCACGCCCATAAGATCCGGCAATTTCTCCTGGGACCTCAATTTCAATTTTGCCAAGAACGATAACGTAGTATTGGAACTTTCCGATGCCATCCCTTCTTTAATAGTGGGTGGTGATACCTACATGCGGAATTTTGTACTGGAAGAAGGCCGCCCTTTCGGACAGATCTATGGAAAAGGATTTGTGCGTGACAGCAAAGGCCGCGTGCTCGTAGGTACAAATGGGCTCCCTCAGACCACACCAGGAAAAACTGTATTGCTGGGAAACGTAAACCCTGACTGGACGGGCGGTATTTCCACTTCCTTCGCTTATAAGAACTGGAGTGCAGGCATTGTGATCAGTCACAAACAGGGAGGAGATATTGCTTCTTTCACAGATGCCATCCTTTATGGAGAAGGTTTAACAGAAGCTACACTGCAAGGCAGGGATGGAGGTTTGTTATTTGGAAAGAACATCCTCACCCGATATGCTTCTGCCAAACCGGATGGATCAGAAAATGATAAGACGGTGAATGCACAGCAGCTCTGGCAATTCCTGGGAGGAAGAACAGCACCGGTAGGAGAGATGTTCATGCGCAAAGCCACCAATACCAGGTTACGTGAATTCACACTGGGATATCAGTTACCATCTTCTCTTTTTAACAGAGGGCCGCTGGCAGCTATTCAGGTATCCCTGGTAGGCAGGAACCTTTTCTTCATCCACAGGGATGCAAGAGGCCTTGATCCTGATTACACACAAGGCACCGGCACTATTTCAGAAGGTTTCCAGTCGTTTGCCTTGCCGCCTTCCCGTTCATTTGGGGCCAACATTAAGATCAACTTTAAATAA
- a CDS encoding SusD/RagB family nutrient-binding outer membrane lipoprotein, whose amino-acid sequence MKKHFSIYSLLSMGMLVMFSQSCTKRFDAMNTPENLLPENEITAALIGQSFAFSQYHGLCAVYVEVGQTLHADIYAQYFASVPAAFSTEQFIPNGSWVDLFWKDFYVNAAPQLFLTEKVTRENNMNVANAIAKIWRVVIYSRMTDYFGPVIYSHFGDQTTSVPYDAQEDIYADFFKTLDEATAVLKQNPGGNGFGAHDQVYAGSADKWLKLANSLRLRFALRIAYADAAKAKTEAEKAITEGVITTNADNANVLTTTNSVNILSRITYLIDFRASTSLISALKGYNDPRLPDYLSPAVTGGQFTGIRNGLPAAERGTQLANLNSFVGTKWLSPDRKGTLTPNRVLSAAEVAFLRAEGALRGWNMGGTPKDLYNQGISLSLSERVAATPGQITTYQTSTSLPAPVADKWNTPSMSDIPVLYDDAGTFERRLEQIITQKWLALYPDGWEAWAERRRTGYPRGYALIASESPAITRTQLVRRVTYPPVEISTNRAAYDAAVGMLKGADENFTRVWWDKKPLTDYPLPTN is encoded by the coding sequence ATGAAAAAGCATTTTTCAATATACAGCCTGCTTTCCATGGGCATGCTGGTAATGTTCAGCCAAAGCTGTACGAAGCGGTTCGATGCCATGAACACACCGGAAAACCTGTTGCCGGAGAATGAGATAACCGCTGCATTGATCGGGCAGTCATTTGCCTTTTCACAGTATCATGGATTATGTGCCGTGTATGTGGAAGTAGGGCAAACGCTGCATGCAGATATCTACGCGCAATACTTTGCCTCCGTGCCTGCGGCTTTCAGTACAGAACAGTTCATCCCTAACGGTTCCTGGGTAGATCTTTTCTGGAAGGATTTTTATGTGAATGCAGCACCGCAGTTGTTCCTCACAGAAAAAGTGACCAGGGAAAACAACATGAATGTAGCCAATGCCATCGCTAAAATATGGAGAGTAGTGATCTATAGCAGGATGACAGATTACTTCGGCCCTGTTATCTATTCTCATTTCGGTGATCAGACCACCAGCGTGCCTTACGATGCACAGGAGGATATCTATGCTGATTTTTTCAAAACACTGGACGAAGCAACAGCCGTATTAAAACAAAACCCCGGCGGCAACGGTTTCGGCGCACACGATCAGGTGTATGCCGGCAGTGCAGACAAATGGCTGAAACTCGCCAACTCCCTGCGGCTCCGTTTCGCGTTACGCATTGCCTATGCAGATGCGGCCAAAGCCAAAACAGAAGCAGAGAAGGCTATCACAGAAGGGGTGATCACAACCAATGCGGATAATGCCAATGTGCTCACCACCACTAACAGCGTGAATATCCTTTCACGTATTACTTACCTGATAGACTTCCGTGCCAGTACTTCCCTGATCAGCGCATTAAAAGGATACAACGATCCAAGGTTACCGGATTATTTATCACCGGCGGTAACAGGTGGCCAGTTTACCGGCATCCGCAATGGTTTACCCGCTGCGGAAAGAGGAACACAATTAGCGAATCTCAATTCTTTTGTGGGCACAAAATGGTTGTCGCCGGACAGGAAGGGAACGCTGACGCCAAACAGGGTACTTTCAGCTGCGGAGGTTGCTTTCTTACGCGCAGAAGGAGCTTTGAGAGGATGGAACATGGGTGGTACGCCAAAAGATCTGTATAACCAGGGGATCAGCCTTTCTCTTTCAGAACGGGTAGCTGCTACGCCTGGTCAGATCACAACTTACCAAACCAGCACTTCGTTACCAGCACCTGTGGCTGATAAATGGAACACACCATCCATGAGTGATATTCCTGTGTTATATGATGATGCCGGCACTTTTGAAAGAAGGCTGGAACAGATCATCACCCAGAAATGGCTGGCGCTGTATCCTGATGGATGGGAAGCATGGGCAGAACGCAGAAGAACAGGTTATCCGAGAGGGTATGCACTCATTGCTTCAGAAAGCCCGGCTATCACCAGAACACAATTAGTAAGAAGGGTTACTTATCCGCCGGTGGAAATATCTACTAACAGAGCGGCATATGATGCAGCAGTTGGGATGTTGAAAGGAGCTGATGAAAACTTTACAAGAGTATGGTGGGATAAAAAGCCATTGACTGATTACCCACTACCTACAAATTAA
- a CDS encoding dihydrofolate reductase family protein, with the protein MRKIILDLAVTLDGFIEGPNGEIDWIYASQDPNATFDSIFGELLSRIDTIFYGRTSYDLWGNFMTGEQAPPMIQELYRTIHTKKKYVFSRTKTANFITMDQVPEILQQPGKDIWLYGGGQLVTSFINQGLVDIYRLAVFPVILGAGKPLFSNIQERVGLQLNEVKSSKAGVVTLNYDRVK; encoded by the coding sequence ATGAGAAAGATCATCTTAGACCTTGCTGTAACCCTGGACGGCTTCATTGAAGGCCCTAATGGAGAAATTGACTGGATATATGCCAGTCAGGATCCCAATGCTACATTTGACTCCATCTTTGGAGAACTCCTTTCCCGCATTGATACTATTTTTTATGGAAGGACCAGTTATGATCTCTGGGGAAATTTCATGACGGGAGAACAGGCGCCTCCTATGATACAGGAGTTATATCGGACTATCCATACTAAGAAGAAGTATGTTTTCTCACGTACGAAAACAGCAAATTTCATTACAATGGACCAGGTGCCCGAAATCTTACAACAGCCAGGGAAAGATATCTGGTTGTATGGTGGCGGGCAATTGGTCACAAGCTTCATTAACCAGGGGCTGGTGGATATTTACAGATTAGCGGTGTTCCCTGTTATTTTAGGAGCCGGGAAACCGTTGTTTAGCAATATTCAGGAGAGAGTGGGATTGCAATTGAATGAGGTGAAGTCTTCTAAGGCAGGAGTGGTGACGTTGAATTATGACAGGGTGAAATGA
- a CDS encoding multinuclear nonheme iron-dependent oxidase produces the protein MPKILSAVACNLDNDILAACLPLMQESRVEALEWSFDALYKVKDVPSWFIELLTAFSDEKRLIGHGVFFSLFSGKWLKEQENWLQQLKQTCTEFQFDHITEHFGFMTGKDFHHGAPLNIPYTSCTLNIGRDRLKRIYDVCRCPVGLENLAFSYSFDEVKRHGEFLEQLLSPVNGFIILDLHNLYCQIHNFNISFDDIIALYPLDMVREIHISGGSWEDSLADPPRQIRRDTHDDAVPEEVFQLLENTITRCPNLKYIVLEQLGNGLSSDESKAAFYQDFLKMESIAGRFSAPGKQSFAPLLPLLTGDPVEDETLYRQQLELSSILESATSYEDAMNALQTSSLARSDWEIEHWEPYMIETAIKIAQKWKK, from the coding sequence GTGCCCAAAATATTATCAGCAGTTGCCTGCAACCTGGACAACGATATACTTGCTGCCTGCCTTCCATTAATGCAGGAATCAAGAGTGGAAGCGCTGGAATGGTCATTTGATGCATTGTATAAAGTAAAAGATGTTCCATCCTGGTTTATAGAATTATTAACCGCCTTCAGCGATGAGAAAAGGCTGATCGGGCATGGTGTGTTTTTCTCCCTCTTTTCCGGCAAATGGCTGAAAGAACAGGAGAACTGGCTGCAACAACTCAAACAGACCTGTACCGAGTTCCAGTTTGATCATATCACGGAACATTTTGGTTTCATGACAGGAAAAGATTTCCATCATGGTGCTCCTTTAAACATCCCTTATACTTCCTGCACACTTAATATTGGCCGGGACAGGCTGAAAAGGATCTATGATGTTTGTAGATGTCCCGTAGGATTAGAAAATCTTGCCTTCTCCTATTCTTTTGATGAAGTAAAACGGCATGGCGAGTTTTTAGAACAACTCCTTTCACCTGTAAATGGTTTCATCATCCTGGACCTGCACAATCTCTACTGCCAGATCCACAACTTCAATATTTCCTTTGATGATATCATTGCGTTGTATCCGCTAGACATGGTGAGAGAGATCCATATTTCAGGAGGCAGCTGGGAAGATTCTTTGGCTGATCCACCCCGGCAGATCAGGCGGGATACGCATGATGATGCTGTTCCGGAAGAAGTTTTTCAGCTTCTGGAAAATACTATTACACGATGCCCTAACCTCAAATACATTGTACTGGAACAATTGGGAAACGGCTTATCATCTGATGAAAGTAAAGCCGCATTCTATCAAGACTTCCTGAAAATGGAAAGTATCGCCGGTCGTTTTTCTGCTCCGGGCAAGCAGAGCTTTGCTCCTTTGTTACCTTTGCTCACAGGGGATCCTGTTGAAGATGAAACCCTTTACAGGCAACAGCTGGAACTTTCTTCTATCCTGGAATCTGCTACTTCTTATGAAGATGCCATGAACGCATTACAAACTTCTTCTCTTGCACGATCCGACTGGGAGATTGAGCATTGGGAGCCTTACATGATAGAGACGGCAATTAAGATAGCTCAGAAGTGGAAGAAATAA
- a CDS encoding chryseobasin-related MNIO class RiPP peptide encodes MKLPKTLLSAVLIGIAVHTMTSCEKEKAPDPKEKQKEEKKLPDGCPACGMG; translated from the coding sequence ATGAAATTGCCCAAAACTTTACTTAGCGCTGTTCTTATTGGCATTGCTGTTCACACAATGACATCCTGTGAAAAAGAAAAAGCACCCGATCCAAAGGAAAAGCAAAAGGAAGAGAAAAAACTGCCTGACGGCTGCCCTGCTTGCGGAATGGGTTAA